The Gordonia sp. KTR9 genome contains a region encoding:
- a CDS encoding DNA recombination protein RmuC: protein MTAAALSLVVGLVLGIALGWWAHAARSAATVSAARAEVEMLRAGREDVASSLSWATEDAARRQSSAISSSVAHIVEPLRANLAQLADELRRVENNRIGAYAGLTEQVRGIHSASVALNDQTRQLANALHSPHARGRWGEVQLERVVELAGMTKHCDFSTQVSVTDTSGANGSGNGRGSTTLRPDLVVHLAGGRDIIVDAKVPLDAYLRSAEATDSSTRDRLIGEHARALRAHIARLSAKSYWSAFDNTPEMVVLFLPGDVVLEAAARTDPDLLEFGFARNVVIATPTTLIALLRTVALGWRHDAMARDAAVIHDLGLQLHQRLAGVLGHLGSLGTSLQRTVDAYNSTIGSVDSRLGVTARRLAELDALGDVPEAPRPPVIHDTCRAAGAVVTPGTTTEPAPTPRPGGGTNSVDEPVP, encoded by the coding sequence ATGACTGCTGCTGCGCTCTCCCTCGTCGTCGGCCTCGTCCTGGGCATCGCGCTGGGTTGGTGGGCGCATGCCGCCCGCAGCGCCGCCACCGTGTCCGCCGCTCGCGCCGAGGTGGAGATGCTGCGCGCCGGCCGGGAGGACGTCGCGTCCTCGCTGTCGTGGGCAACCGAGGACGCGGCCCGGCGGCAGTCGTCGGCGATCAGCAGTTCGGTCGCCCACATCGTCGAGCCGTTGCGCGCCAACCTGGCGCAACTCGCCGACGAACTGCGCAGGGTCGAGAACAACCGGATCGGCGCCTACGCGGGCCTGACCGAGCAGGTGCGCGGAATCCACTCGGCATCGGTCGCGCTGAACGATCAGACCCGGCAGCTCGCCAACGCGTTGCACAGTCCCCACGCACGCGGCCGGTGGGGGGAGGTCCAGCTCGAGCGTGTGGTCGAGCTCGCCGGTATGACCAAACACTGCGACTTCAGCACACAGGTGTCGGTCACCGACACGTCCGGCGCCAACGGTTCGGGGAACGGCCGGGGTTCCACCACACTGCGCCCGGACCTCGTCGTCCATCTCGCCGGCGGCCGCGACATCATCGTCGACGCCAAGGTGCCCCTCGACGCCTACCTGCGTTCGGCCGAGGCCACCGACTCCTCCACTCGCGACAGACTCATCGGCGAGCATGCCCGCGCATTACGCGCCCACATCGCACGACTGTCCGCCAAGTCCTACTGGTCCGCCTTCGACAACACGCCGGAGATGGTGGTGCTGTTCCTGCCCGGCGACGTCGTCCTCGAAGCCGCTGCGCGCACCGATCCCGATCTGCTCGAGTTCGGCTTCGCCCGCAACGTGGTCATCGCCACCCCGACCACCCTCATCGCCCTGCTGCGCACCGTCGCGCTCGGCTGGCGTCACGACGCGATGGCCCGCGACGCCGCGGTCATCCACGACCTCGGTCTGCAACTCCACCAGCGGCTCGCCGGCGTCCTCGGTCATCTCGGCTCACTCGGCACGTCCCTGCAGCGCACGGTCGACGCCTACAACTCGACGATCGGTTCGGTCGACAGCCGGCTGGGCGTCACCGCCCGCCGTCTGGCCGAGCTCGACGCCCTGGGCGACGTCCCCGAGGCCCCGCGACCTCCAGTGATCCACGACACCTGCCGCGCCGCGGGGGCGGTGGTCACACCTGGGACGACGACGGAGCCGGCACCGACGCCACGGCCCGGGGGTGGAACGAATTCCGTCGACGAACCGGTACCGTGA
- a CDS encoding DUF6542 domain-containing protein, giving the protein MPSPQRLQTAVPLDQQSVLPAVRGVPWWGAVLLGTGITGLGAAIDAGSNDSLGSIYKFCYLVGCVIAALAVRRRALFTAAAQPPLIAFFVSIVTLYGLNSEQASSGLKSLIFNVLLPIAADFPWMLTTFLVTLALVLARWFLTRDPAESTNRRTPNRDKSGRNPTTKATTTKATTDSGTDRQRGRATSHRRAKGAGSAADTPPASPADKTRSAEQGAPPAPPAESPASRTTRAPKPQAPKTQTAPGSRRKPRTNGAPDRPSPPSRSASASRSASGTQRPTVADLAAPDLTPSDASPAPPRRSDIPTYESATDTPPAGVGDTRS; this is encoded by the coding sequence GTGCCTTCCCCGCAACGTCTCCAAACCGCGGTACCGCTGGACCAGCAGTCGGTACTGCCCGCGGTCCGCGGTGTGCCGTGGTGGGGCGCCGTTCTCCTGGGTACCGGGATCACGGGCCTCGGCGCGGCCATCGACGCCGGCAGCAACGATTCGCTCGGGTCGATCTACAAGTTCTGCTACCTCGTCGGCTGTGTGATCGCCGCACTGGCCGTCCGCCGCCGGGCGCTGTTCACCGCCGCCGCGCAGCCCCCGCTCATCGCGTTCTTCGTCAGTATCGTCACCCTCTACGGCCTCAACTCCGAGCAGGCATCGTCGGGTCTGAAGAGCTTGATCTTCAACGTCCTGCTGCCGATCGCCGCAGACTTCCCGTGGATGTTGACGACGTTCCTGGTGACGCTGGCGCTCGTGCTGGCCCGGTGGTTCCTCACCCGCGACCCCGCCGAGTCCACGAACCGTAGGACCCCGAACCGCGACAAGTCGGGCCGCAACCCGACTACCAAGGCCACGACCACCAAGGCCACGACCGACAGCGGCACCGACCGTCAACGCGGACGCGCGACATCGCATCGCCGTGCCAAGGGAGCCGGATCGGCCGCGGATACCCCGCCGGCGTCGCCCGCCGACAAGACCCGATCCGCCGAGCAGGGCGCGCCGCCCGCTCCCCCGGCGGAGTCGCCCGCCTCGAGGACCACCCGCGCACCGAAACCGCAGGCCCCGAAGACCCAGACCGCTCCGGGCAGCCGTCGCAAGCCCCGCACCAACGGCGCCCCCGACCGGCCGTCTCCGCCATCTCGCTCGGCGAGTGCTTCCCGTTCCGCGTCGGGCACACAGCGACCGACGGTCGCCGATCTCGCGGCGCCCGACCTCACCCCGTCGGACGCCTCGCCCGCCCCACCGCGCCGCTCGGACATCCCCACCTACGAGTCGGCCACCGACACGCCCCCGGCCGGGGTCGGCGACACCCGGTCCTGA
- a CDS encoding nucleosidase: protein MTHAIIDGVSRTGGPLQSVLVVSATRAEARHVPPGTRVLVTGIGKVRATMALSRELAGGPPVTEVINIGTAGALRDGVTGDAELGLFLPSAVLEHDISSTELRAMGYEMTDRWELPGGDGTVLASGDTFVADPVRRRELARHAHLVDMEGCAVAHVSTEFGVPCRLVKAVTDNADEGAMEWPDLVDAAARRLGRWLELNVES, encoded by the coding sequence ATGACGCACGCGATAATCGACGGCGTGAGTCGTACCGGTGGTCCCTTGCAGAGTGTCCTCGTCGTCTCGGCGACGCGTGCCGAGGCCAGACATGTGCCACCCGGCACGCGGGTGCTCGTGACCGGCATCGGCAAGGTGCGGGCGACGATGGCTCTGAGCCGGGAGCTGGCCGGCGGCCCACCGGTCACCGAGGTCATCAACATCGGCACGGCCGGTGCCCTGCGCGACGGCGTCACCGGCGACGCCGAGCTGGGCCTCTTCCTGCCGTCGGCAGTGCTCGAGCACGACATCAGCAGCACCGAGCTACGGGCGATGGGTTATGAGATGACCGATCGCTGGGAGCTTCCCGGCGGCGATGGCACCGTGCTGGCCTCCGGTGACACCTTTGTCGCCGATCCGGTTCGTCGACGAGAACTCGCGCGGCACGCACACCTCGTCGACATGGAAGGGTGCGCGGTCGCGCATGTGAGCACCGAGTTCGGCGTGCCCTGCCGACTGGTCAAGGCGGTCACCGACAACGCCGACGAGGGCGCGATGGAGTGGCCCGATCTCGTCGACGCCGCGGCCCGTCGCCTGGGGCGATGGCTGGAACTCAACGTCGAGAGCTGA
- a CDS encoding fructosamine kinase family protein, with translation MSPTFVKTLRDSGPPGGHPDFFAAEAAGLRWLAEAGAPVVRVISAGEDTIELERLEPGRPTRAAARDFGAALARMHDAGAPHFGSPPADSAGTPFSGQLFIGRRALSSVEYESWGEFYARERVEPYLVPAREAGNLTAADEDAVRDACELIAGGVFDDDEGPARIHGDLWNGNVMWTPDGVVMIDPAAHGAHRETDLAMLALFGCPHLDAIVDGYRDAHPLVSGWQDRVEVHQLHPLAVHAAGHGPGYGSSLGRAARASSALARG, from the coding sequence GTGTCCCCGACCTTCGTCAAGACGCTGCGTGACAGTGGTCCGCCGGGCGGTCATCCGGACTTCTTCGCGGCCGAGGCCGCCGGACTACGCTGGCTCGCCGAGGCGGGAGCACCTGTCGTACGGGTGATCTCGGCCGGTGAGGACACCATCGAGCTGGAACGCCTCGAACCCGGACGTCCGACGCGCGCGGCCGCGCGGGACTTCGGGGCCGCGCTCGCTCGGATGCACGACGCCGGCGCTCCGCACTTCGGTTCTCCGCCTGCCGATTCGGCGGGAACGCCGTTTTCCGGCCAGCTCTTCATCGGTCGGCGGGCGCTCAGCTCCGTCGAATACGAGTCGTGGGGCGAGTTCTACGCCCGTGAACGGGTGGAACCCTATCTGGTTCCCGCCCGCGAGGCCGGAAACCTCACCGCCGCCGACGAGGACGCGGTCCGCGACGCGTGTGAGCTGATCGCCGGCGGCGTGTTCGACGACGACGAGGGGCCCGCGCGGATCCACGGCGATCTCTGGAACGGCAACGTGATGTGGACTCCCGATGGTGTCGTGATGATCGATCCGGCCGCGCACGGCGCTCATCGGGAGACCGATCTCGCGATGCTCGCGCTGTTCGGGTGTCCGCACCTCGACGCGATCGTAGACGGGTACCGGGACGCCCACCCGCTCGTGTCCGGCTGGCAGGACCGCGTCGAGGTCCATCAACTGCATCCGCTCGCCGTGCACGCCGCGGGCCACGGTCCCGGATACGGGTCATCGCTGGGCCGGGCGGCGCGGGCGTCCTCGGCGCTCGCGCGTGGATGA
- a CDS encoding SDR family oxidoreductase, whose protein sequence is MGLRELLFMDTPVPSLRGRKVLITGAASGIGRATAQAAAARGAELVLTDLHADQLDEVVASITAADGTVLYHVAGDVSDFDWVAGFARQVDAEVGVMDVVMNIAGISAWGTVENLEHRHWRKLVDVNLMGPIHIIESFVPQMIRRGRGGHIVNVSSAAGLLALPWHAAYSASKFGLRGVSEVLRFDLRRHGIGVSLVCPGGVDTPLVDSVEIVGLDRENPRVKAAINGFHKVAVSPDVAAAAILKGVRKNRFLVYTSFDIRFGYWWARKFALPYEIAMRVANDRFDRLARVSAKSLEAKAADEHSPR, encoded by the coding sequence ATGGGTCTCAGAGAGCTGCTGTTCATGGACACCCCGGTGCCGTCGCTGCGCGGCCGCAAGGTCCTCATCACGGGCGCGGCGAGCGGAATAGGCAGGGCGACGGCGCAGGCCGCCGCCGCCCGGGGCGCCGAACTCGTGCTCACCGACCTTCACGCCGACCAGCTCGACGAGGTCGTCGCGTCCATCACCGCGGCCGACGGAACGGTTCTCTATCACGTCGCGGGCGACGTCTCGGATTTCGACTGGGTGGCCGGCTTCGCCCGCCAGGTCGACGCCGAGGTCGGGGTCATGGATGTGGTGATGAACATCGCCGGCATCTCGGCGTGGGGGACGGTGGAGAACCTGGAACACCGCCACTGGCGAAAGCTGGTCGACGTCAACCTGATGGGGCCGATCCACATCATCGAAAGCTTTGTGCCGCAGATGATCCGGCGAGGCCGCGGCGGTCACATCGTCAATGTGTCGTCGGCCGCCGGCCTGCTGGCCCTGCCGTGGCACGCCGCCTACAGCGCCAGCAAGTTCGGTCTGCGCGGCGTGTCCGAGGTGTTGCGATTCGACCTGCGGCGCCACGGGATCGGTGTCTCCCTGGTGTGCCCGGGCGGGGTCGACACACCGCTGGTGGACTCCGTCGAGATCGTCGGCCTCGACCGCGAGAATCCCCGGGTCAAGGCCGCCATCAACGGTTTCCACAAAGTCGCGGTGTCGCCGGACGTCGCGGCGGCGGCGATCCTGAAGGGTGTCCGCAAGAACCGCTTCCTGGTCTACACCTCGTTCGACATCCGCTTCGGATACTGGTGGGCGCGAAAGTTCGCACTGCCCTATGAGATCGCCATGCGGGTGGCCAACGATCGGTTCGACCGGCTCGCCCGGGTGAGCGCCAAGAGCCTCGAGGCGAAGGCGGCCGACGAGCATTCGCCCCGGTGA
- a CDS encoding N-acetylmuramoyl-L-alanine amidase — protein sequence MFRKTTTQRLTTIAFAVAAATSTVVASNLVAPAADAAPARGTALAGKTVFLDPGHQASAAGHDLRAQVPDGRGGKKDCQTSGATGVNGAREHTVNWQIGQLVKAGLESQGARVVLSRPDDTGWGGCVDERAAAASRSGAAVAVSLHADSTARGADESKKGFHMIVPSLPVPDPTVDRVQSGEGRKASTTMRDAFVKAGFPSANYAGVRDGIQTRSDIAAVNLTKVPAVFIEMGNLANPGEARALAAREGQVKYAMAITDGILNYVNGNAATGAGPAPSTPTDDASGLSSVIPFVEQLLATEDPEAVARLLMTQGQDVSAQVLKAMLTIVYGLFDGKLPIG from the coding sequence ATGTTCCGAAAGACGACGACACAACGCCTGACCACCATCGCGTTCGCGGTGGCCGCCGCCACGTCGACGGTGGTCGCCTCGAACCTGGTTGCGCCCGCCGCCGATGCGGCCCCCGCACGCGGGACGGCCCTCGCGGGCAAGACGGTCTTCCTCGACCCGGGCCACCAGGCCTCGGCGGCCGGCCACGACCTGAGGGCGCAGGTGCCCGACGGGCGCGGCGGCAAGAAGGACTGCCAGACCAGCGGTGCCACCGGCGTCAACGGCGCCCGGGAGCACACCGTCAACTGGCAGATCGGGCAGCTCGTCAAAGCAGGTCTCGAGAGTCAGGGGGCCCGGGTGGTCCTGAGTCGCCCGGACGACACCGGGTGGGGCGGGTGTGTGGACGAACGGGCCGCGGCGGCCAGCCGTTCCGGCGCCGCGGTCGCGGTCAGTCTGCACGCCGACTCGACCGCGCGGGGAGCCGACGAGTCCAAGAAGGGCTTCCACATGATCGTGCCGTCGCTCCCGGTGCCCGACCCCACTGTCGATCGCGTGCAGTCCGGCGAGGGACGCAAGGCCTCGACGACGATGCGGGACGCCTTCGTCAAGGCCGGGTTCCCGTCGGCCAACTACGCCGGCGTCCGTGACGGCATCCAGACCCGCTCCGACATCGCGGCGGTGAACCTGACCAAGGTGCCGGCGGTGTTCATCGAGATGGGCAACCTGGCCAACCCGGGGGAGGCCAGGGCACTCGCCGCGCGCGAGGGCCAGGTCAAGTACGCCATGGCCATCACCGACGGAATCCTCAACTACGTCAACGGGAACGCCGCCACCGGAGCCGGCCCGGCGCCGTCGACGCCGACCGACGACGCGAGTGGACTGTCCTCGGTGATCCCGTTCGTCGAGCAGCTTCTCGCCACGGAGGATCCCGAAGCGGTGGCACGGTTGCTGATGACTCAGGGGCAAGACGTGTCCGCGCAGGTGCTCAAGGCGATGCTGACCATCGTCTACGGACTGTTCGACGGGAAGCTGCCGATCGGCTGA
- a CDS encoding CobW family GTP-binding protein, whose protein sequence is MSAAGTPERRGPVPVVVVAGYLGSGKTTLLNHLLRSAGITGTRLGVLVNDFGKVNIDALLVSAQADGTVSLGNGCMCCTVDADGLADALASLVRPSVGLDAIVIEASGIAEPKSLIRMVTSVADARLRYGGLVYVVDAAHLDEVRRTHPELDGHVAIADLVLVNKVDLIPEESLRAVEELVAQLNTTAPRLATRNAAIDPELLFDVARREVEQTRPGQLTLDELLLADAGNDHHEHLHAAYESVSFSSDRPMDPRRLARFLERPPAGCFRIKGVVHFDVPRHRQRFVVHGVGGFVRVLREPWGDRRPTTDLVAIGRGLDVATVNAELEAAVARPEDAADENGILGILRHLVD, encoded by the coding sequence ATGAGCGCCGCGGGGACACCCGAACGTCGCGGCCCGGTCCCGGTCGTCGTGGTGGCCGGGTACCTGGGCTCGGGGAAGACGACGTTGCTCAACCACCTGCTGAGGTCCGCCGGGATCACCGGCACACGCCTGGGGGTGCTGGTCAACGACTTCGGCAAGGTCAACATCGACGCACTGTTGGTGTCGGCGCAGGCCGACGGCACCGTGAGCCTCGGGAACGGGTGCATGTGCTGCACCGTCGACGCCGACGGCCTCGCCGACGCGCTGGCGTCGCTGGTCCGTCCGAGTGTCGGGCTCGATGCCATCGTCATCGAGGCGAGCGGGATCGCCGAACCCAAGTCGCTCATCCGCATGGTGACGTCGGTGGCCGACGCTCGGCTGCGCTACGGCGGACTGGTGTACGTGGTCGATGCGGCGCATCTCGACGAGGTACGTCGGACGCACCCGGAGCTGGACGGTCACGTCGCGATCGCCGATCTCGTTCTCGTGAACAAGGTCGACCTGATCCCGGAGGAATCCCTGCGTGCTGTCGAAGAGCTTGTCGCACAGCTCAATACAACCGCTCCGCGCCTGGCCACGCGGAACGCCGCGATCGACCCGGAGCTGCTGTTCGACGTGGCCCGTCGTGAGGTGGAACAGACTCGTCCCGGTCAGCTGACCCTCGACGAGCTGTTGCTGGCGGACGCCGGTAACGATCATCACGAGCATCTGCACGCGGCGTACGAGTCGGTGTCGTTCTCCAGCGACCGGCCGATGGACCCGCGGCGCCTCGCCCGTTTCCTCGAACGGCCGCCGGCCGGCTGTTTCCGGATCAAGGGAGTCGTCCACTTCGATGTGCCACGGCACCGTCAGCGGTTCGTCGTGCACGGTGTGGGCGGTTTCGTGCGGGTGCTGCGCGAGCCGTGGGGAGACCGGCGCCCGACCACCGACCTGGTCGCGATCGGGCGCGGCCTCGATGTGGCGACGGTGAATGCCGAACTCGAGGCCGCCGTCGCGCGTCCGGAGGATGCGGCCGACGAGAACGGGATCCTCGGGATCCTTCGCCACCTGGTGGACTGA
- the trhO gene encoding oxygen-dependent tRNA uridine(34) hydroxylase TrhO, whose translation MPTPKIVLFYVFVPLPDPEAIRLWQLAVCESLGVRGRIIVSRHGINSTVGGDIAAVKRYVRTTRAYPGFAGADIKWSDGTGRDFPRLSVRVRPEIVTFGVPDEIEVDENGVVGTGTRLSPEQVHELVDARGDDVVFFDGRNEIEAQVGRFAGAVTTKARTTRDFVPLIESGAFDHFKDRPIVTYCTGGVRCEVLSTVMRHRGFSEVYQLDGGIVRYGERYGDDGLWQGSLYVFDDRMGVEFSDHAEVLGRCVDCGRPTSNVANHPDRDGRDLAVICPDCLG comes from the coding sequence GTGCCGACCCCCAAGATCGTTCTCTTCTACGTCTTCGTCCCGCTGCCGGATCCCGAGGCCATCCGGTTGTGGCAGCTGGCGGTGTGCGAGTCGCTCGGGGTCCGGGGCAGGATCATCGTGTCACGCCACGGGATCAACAGCACCGTCGGAGGCGACATCGCCGCGGTCAAACGGTACGTCAGGACGACCCGTGCGTACCCCGGGTTCGCCGGAGCGGACATCAAGTGGTCCGACGGCACCGGCCGTGATTTCCCGCGGCTGAGCGTGCGCGTCCGCCCCGAGATCGTGACCTTCGGGGTTCCCGACGAGATCGAGGTCGACGAGAACGGCGTGGTCGGCACGGGGACGAGGCTGAGCCCGGAGCAGGTGCACGAGCTCGTGGACGCCCGCGGTGACGACGTGGTCTTCTTCGACGGGCGCAACGAGATCGAGGCGCAGGTCGGACGATTCGCCGGCGCGGTCACGACCAAGGCGCGCACGACCCGGGACTTCGTGCCGCTGATCGAGAGCGGCGCCTTCGATCACTTCAAGGACCGGCCGATCGTCACCTACTGCACGGGCGGGGTCCGCTGCGAGGTCCTCAGCACGGTCATGCGTCACCGCGGGTTCTCCGAGGTCTACCAACTCGACGGCGGGATCGTGCGCTATGGCGAGCGCTACGGCGACGACGGGCTGTGGCAGGGATCGCTGTACGTCTTCGACGATCGCATGGGCGTGGAGTTCTCCGACCACGCGGAGGTGCTCGGCCGGTGCGTCGACTGCGGCCGTCCGACGAGCAATGTCGCCAATCATCCCGATCGAGACGGACGCGACCTCGCCGTGATCTGTCCCGACTGCCTGGGATGA